Proteins found in one Sporosarcina sp. FSL K6-3457 genomic segment:
- the mntA gene encoding type VII toxin-antitoxin system MntA family adenylyltransferase antitoxin encodes MRKEGDKHAIQKKLVDKINLETSPAFIILFGSFAKSTTPDKSDIDLAYFSDRQLSSYERFMLASELAAIAGREVDLVDIKQIDTVFTIQIFEQGNPIYIHDKNEFTRQKMRAYSMYATLSEQRAAIIDAIKERGSVFGNG; translated from the coding sequence ATGAGAAAGGAAGGTGATAAGCATGCTATACAAAAGAAGTTAGTTGATAAAATCAATCTAGAGACAAGCCCAGCCTTCATCATTCTGTTTGGTTCATTCGCTAAAAGCACGACACCTGATAAAAGTGATATCGACCTTGCTTATTTCAGTGATAGGCAGCTATCATCTTATGAACGTTTTATGCTTGCTTCCGAGCTTGCAGCAATTGCCGGTCGAGAAGTAGATTTAGTCGACATTAAACAAATCGATACAGTATTTACAATACAAATTTTTGAGCAAGGTAACCCGATTTATATACATGACAAGAACGAATTTACACGCCAAAAAATGCGTGCTTATAGCATGTATGCTACGTTAAGCGAGCAACGTGCTGCAATTATTGATGCAATTAAAGAAAGAGGGAGTGTATTCGGCAATGGATGA